From Diospyros lotus cultivar Yz01 chromosome 4, ASM1463336v1, whole genome shotgun sequence, a single genomic window includes:
- the LOC127799937 gene encoding uncharacterized protein LOC127799937 has product MTVANVAASHCKKAMKLGLSLIRRGFNSSKCKTMTKMAVARIKLLRNKREALVKQMRRDIALLLQSGQDATARIRVEHVIREQNIMAANEILELFCELVARRLTIIAKQRECPADLKEGIASLIFAAPRCSDIPELLAIRDIFEKKYGKDFVSTATDLRPNSGVNRMLIEKLSVRTPSGQLKLKVMKEIAKEYQIEWDTTESEKELLQPPEELIEGPRTFVSASSLPVKPIAKQSTETDKQRTTICSEGDADHFEDTASAAQAAAESAKKAVAAAEAAAYLAKTAHNLQVSNNMNVYSVNKQDHGSLLDNPTGIFMPYHSQSFGGSHYSSNEDKVSTKDAEKANRRHSYNAASSHSDIKFDESDCDEEIDLEHPPSAEMDLLPNRPAPQVPSTNLKQVPIPRIHPKLPDYDGLAARFEALKYHKKSKT; this is encoded by the exons ATGACTGTGGCAAACGTAGCCGCCAGCCATTGCAAGAAAGCGATGAAGCTGGGGCTCTCCCTCATCCGCAGAGGCTTCAACTCCTCCAAATG CAAGACAATGACGAAGATGGCGGTGGCGAGGATAAAGCTGTTGCGGAACAAGAGAGAGGCGCTGGTCAAGCAGATGAGGCGTGACATCGCTTTGCTTCTTCAGTCTGGTCAGGATGCCACCGCTCGCATTAGG GTTGAACATGTTATAAGAGAACAAAATATCATGGCTGCAAATGAGATCCTTGAGCTCTTCTGTGAACTGGTCGCAAGAAGGCTTACAATTATTGCAAAACAAAG GGAATGCCCCGCAGATCTGAAAGAAGGGATAGCAAGTTTAATCTTTGCAGCCCCTCGTTGCTCAGACATTCCAGAACTGTTGGCAATTCGGGACATTTTTGAGAAGAAATATGGGAAAGATTTTGTTTCCACAGCTACTGATCTACGACCCAACTCTGGTGTAAACCGAATG CTTATTGAAAAGCTATCTGTTAGAACCCCTAGTGGTCAACTCAAATTGAAGGTGATGAAGGAAATAGCCAAGGAATATCAGATTGAATGGGATACAACAGAGTCTGAGAAGGAGCTTCTCCAGCCTCCAGAAGAGCTtata GAAGGACCACGTACTTTTGTTAGCGCCTCCAGCCTGCCTGTGAAGCCAATAGCAAAGCAATCTACCGAGACAGACAAGCAGCGAACCACGAT TTGCTCAGAAGGGGATGCGGATCATTTTGAAGACACTGCATCAGCTGCTCAAGCAGCTGCTGAGTCTGCAAAGAAGGCAGTGGCTGCAGCAGAAGCTGCAGCCTATCTGGCAAAGACAGCCCACAACCTCCAGGTTTCCAATAACATGAATGTTTACAGTGTTAATAAGCAAGACCATGGCTCTCTTCTCGACAATCCTACTGGGATTTTCATGCCATATCATTCACAAAGTTTTGGAGGGTCTCATTATTCAAGCAATGAAGACAAAGTTTCCACCAAGGATGCTGAAAAGGCTAATAGGAGACACAGTTACAATGCTGCATCATCACATTCTGATATAAAGTTTGATGAATCAGACTGCGACGAAGAAATTGACCTTGAACATCCACCTTCTGCTGAGATGGATTTACTGCCCAACCGGCCTGCTCCTCAGGTACCTTCAACTAATCTTAAACAGGTTCCAATCCCTAGAATTCATCCGAAATTGCCAGATTATGATGGACTTGCTGCACGTTTTGAAGCTctcaaatatcataaaaaatccaaaacataA